GACATCATATGAGTTACTTCTGATGGAATGTTGGATATCATGCTTTTCTCTTGTGGATTGACAGttcataattttcttttatggaaCTGCTTCTTTTTGTTTCCAAATCATGATCTTTTGTGAAAACAGGTATTTCCGTCATTAAATGAGAAGCATGATGTGCATCTACTGAAAGAGCTTTCCGAAAGGTGGTCAAAACACCTTGTAATGCTCAGATGGCTGTCGCGCTTCTTCGGTTATCTTGACCGTTTCTTTGTCCCTCGAAAATATCTTCCTTCTTTGCAAGAGCTTGGTGTGACATGCTTCCGTGAATTGGTCAGTAGCAGTATTATCATTAATGCATACTTAGTGCCAatcacattttaaattcaaacttAATTCTGTCTAGTTTATTCTTCCAAATTGCTTAACGAATTATATCCAAACAATTTCAGGTATACTTTCAGATATGTGGTAGAGTCAAAGATCATATTCTCGAAGTGGTTTGTTTTTTGCTGACTAGATATAACTCATGAATCTGAATTTTTTCTACATATGCTAAGAAGAAATGCTTGTCAGATTTCTCAAGAGCGTGAAGGGGAGAAGGTTGATCGTGCTTTACTGAACAACATTATGCAAATTTTTGTAGCCATTGGGCATGGCCAGatgttattttatgagaatGATTTGGAGGCAGCAGTGCTTAATAGTACAGCTAATTACTATCGCAATATCGCCAGAAATCTTATTACAGAGCACAGTTTCCCAGAATATATGATAATGGTAATGTTTATGAAGTCTTTTAACCATTCGCAGTTGCAGTCAGATACTAGTATTAAGCATTAGATCGTATACTAGTAACAACTTGTAGAAGTGGCTATGTAATATTGGTGATAATAGGATCATTATTAAAGTAACTTGACTTGTCTTGATATCTTGCAGGCTGAGCAGTATTTGAAGCTAGAGCATGATAGGGCTTCTAGTTACTTGCATAAAGACACTAAACCAAAGCTGATGGAGGTATTTTGGGGTTCAATGAATGTATACTAGCAATATATATTACATACCAGTTTATTTCCCGTAAAATTTGTTATATGTATATTACTTGGTTTTTCTGATGGTAAGAGTAGTTTTACACAGAATGAGTGATGAAAATATTGAAGTTGTTGGTGTCTATCTCGTATTGTATAAGATACTATACCGATCTGGATGCTCTTTTTCTCTCATAGACTTAAGGTGGATTCAGTTTACTTAAAGGATGATTAGCTGTTAGAATATGAATAAATATGAAATCTAGCAAATAATAgaagaaatttttgaaagaaaataagattCGGAATATAATTTTTCTGTCCTTTTTTAATCTAAACGCTGTTGAGAATAGTTGAACTTTCATAGCTAAATTAGTTGTGTTAAATAATTTTATCCAGTGGTGCCATGCAATCATGTCTCAGAATTTTCATACATATACCTGCATACGCATCAGTTGGGGTTACATGCATGCAAATGCCAAACCTATTTATCAATTCGTACTGAAGTTTGCAATTGTTGCACTTTGTTTCCTCATAAGGATGGATCTCAAAAACTTTACctagtttttattttcttacaTATGTTCAATTTTTTCAGATAGTACAAAAGGAGCTGCTGCTTTCACAAGAAAATGAACTACTTGAGAAGGAACACTCTGGACTGCATGTCTTGCTGCGAGATGGCAAGGTCTGCTTGCATCCAGATGTCATCTTCTACCTCCAAATCATGTTATATGTAAGATATTTCAGATTTGGTTTCAGATGAACGTCTGATGAATTTCCAATGCTGATATTCCTCAGGTTGAAGATCTTAAAAGGATGTATGAGCTCTTTCATTGCATTGATGGGGGTCTGGATCCAATTATATCAATGTTTAAGCAGGTCCTTCTCCTCCCCTACTTCCCCTCTCTCCCCACTCTTTGGAGGAGATTGTGGCTTGCATGGAACAATTTGTTGAATTGTATGGGGCCTGAAAATTTCGGGCTAAGCCTATTGTGGAGCTTCTTGGATTTTCAAAATTATGCTTCACAGATACACCCACTTTTATAGGGAAAACTTGGTCGTTGTTGTAAATAGCCATGAATATATCTTTTATCGTACTAGTTGATTTCAATTTTGCATTATTTTGTCTACACCTTATTATGATCGAGTTTCATGTGGTGCAGCATATTGTTTCTAAAGGGAAGTATTTAGTCCAACAATCTGAAGATGCTGCTCACAAGGTGCaacttttatttcttctttatgATTTTAGCTAAGAAGAACTGTTGGCCATCATTGACAAGTTTTTACTCCAACAAAGTTATTGATCTCATGATGATACAGCCTCCTTTTTTCAGATTGAGAATTTAGAAACTTTTGGTTGAATTCTGGGGCTTAGACTTTATTACAGTAACCGAAGATATATGCTCGGACCTTTAGCAAGCTGTGCGCCTTGCATTTTTGAGGATCAAGCagaaaaatttattttcttttgttttctcaaACTAACAATTATATATATGGATCTGTTGTTCTATGTATTACGGTAATGTACATCACATTATATGTAACTGGATCTATTCTAAGAAAACTGATGTTTATGTAAGAATTGGAATTTTATAGCTTGTTTGACTAATTGTGGGTCTGGAAAGGGGCCTAAAGTTAACGCGGTAGTATAATTTCCAGGGTTCTATTTTCTGTTATTTTGCCGTTTTATCTTAATTTTAGGGGTTTTGAACTCTGTTTTAGGATAGCTTTATTTTAGGTTTTTAACTGCTTTTGTTTATTTTAGGATAGTACACTTAATTTAAACCAAGGATGAAGGTGCTGGCTCTGCCAAGCCCATGCCGGTCCTTGCAATGACGAGCCTGTGCCCATGCCTCGTCAAGTATATCGGGCTGACTAGTGACTAGCAGCATTGCTGATCCCAGTCAGCAAGACCTTGATTTAATTTCACATTTTTCACGCGAAGTTATAACTCTATTAAGGATTACTATTgtcacaacccaggatctcatccaaaaaatatcttccggctagcctttttgggtgaggtcctagattgtgacaaatggtatcagagcagacctggctcataacctatgtagactagAAAACACTGCAGCACATATTTATTGGAGCTGACCATGAGCCGATCGtggtacttgtgattagatttgaatgaatttgaactcttagcctgatgAGAACGTCGGGGCTTAAACAgaaagagtatgtgaggacccgtgcgtgcgtgtgtttagttctacatcggttattcgctgagtagatcttggatacctgtataagataaaaaaatctaaataataccttccgactagctaTTCTGGATAAGATCTTGGGATGTGAtaatggtatcagagtggacccggcccataacttatgttgattaggggacactgcagcacggatccatggGAGCCaaccacgggccgatcgtggtgcttgtgattagatttgaattctTAGCCTAACGAGGACATCAGAGCTTAAatccacatcgattatttgctgggtagatcttgggtatttatacaggatcaaagaactcaaataatatattccggctaactattttgggtgaggtcatgGGTTGTGATAACTATTGCCATGAACTGAATGGAGTCTTGGAAGCATTTAGATTACATAAATATATCGCTTATCAATAAATACTAGTTTTCATGTTTGGTTATGCTTGTTtctgttttttgattttctcttcttcttcctggtTAGAACTGTTGCTGAACATAATCTAATTTCCACAGGTGGATAACCTCGACTCAGCTGGTCAAAGGGTAACTACTTGCTGGAATTTTTCGTTCAATGAGTTAAATTTTGTACTGCAAAATAAATTCTGATCCTTAAATTGGTTTCTAGGTTTTCATGAAAAGGGTTATTGAACTTTATAATGAGCATCTAGGCTATATCACAACGTGTTTTAATGGAAACAATCAACTCTGCGAGGTCCGTCTCTTTAcacatttatttttgtttttttttcctttccttggaTGATGTAACTGTTTATTCCCTGTGGCTCGGATAACTTATATTACTTCTTGATCATTTAACAGGCACTTAGAGAACCAGTCGAAGTGTTCTGCAGCAAGATGATTGCTGGCGCATCTGTTGCTGAGTTGCTGGCTGTCCATGCTGATGATATTCTTAAAAAGGGTGGTGAGAGTGAAAAAATGAATGAGGAAGCTGTTGAAGAGGCACTTGATGaggttattattttattatttggatGACTGCATGAATTTATTACGTTGTAATTAATTCTAGTATTTGAAAAATCTGATCTGCAGATCGTGCAGCTTCTTGTTTGCATCCATGACAAAGATCTCTTTGCTGAATTTTATAGGTACCCTCATTTCCTGAGTCCTTACACCATGCTTAATTATGTATATTTTCTTCTCCTGTAACTAAGTAATAGCTGACTCTTAATTGTTATACATTTGTATGCATCATGTCCATTGTCCTCCAGCAAATTAGTATTGTCATTACCCTTTTTAACAGACTATGGACTAATAATATTGTTGCATTGGCATGATTGTAGAAAGAAACTTGCTCGCAGATTCTTTTGTGATAGGATCGCCAATCATGAACATGAAAATTATATCTTGTCAAAACTGAAGCACCAATTTGGTTGCAATTTCACTTCAAATATGGAGAGAATGGTGTGTCTTTTTATATAAATCACTTATTTGCTCTCTGTAAATGTGTCTTTCTGCTTTCAGGGCGTTTGGATTACTTGAAGCTTTTATTAATGGTTTGATATACTGCTGACAGATGACAGATATGACATTGGCAACGGAGAACCAAGTTGAATTTGCGAAGTATTTGCAGAGCAACCCTC
The Phoenix dactylifera cultivar Barhee BC4 chromosome 3, palm_55x_up_171113_PBpolish2nd_filt_p, whole genome shotgun sequence DNA segment above includes these coding regions:
- the LOC103723886 gene encoding cullin-1-like, with amino-acid sequence MASNLDAKFDSPVKKKKNKASGSSLKVGLTPSEISPSIDGYLTTTKVQEMIQQAVSSHGNTAATASAFQLLQMSTEIVELEQGLGLVNTGTAKVLAILEGDQSVSLSSEQYMNLFTVAFNMCTQNGPNNYAEELYNNYRRVVEEYLMDRVFPSLNEKHDVHLLKELSERWSKHLVMLRWLSRFFGYLDRFFVPRKYLPSLQELGVTCFRELVYFQICGRVKDHILEVISQEREGEKVDRALLNNIMQIFVAIGHGQMLFYENDLEAAVLNSTANYYRNIARNLITEHSFPEYMIMAEQYLKLEHDRASSYLHKDTKPKLMEIVQKELLLSQENELLEKEHSGLHVLLRDGKVEDLKRMYELFHCIDGGLDPIISMFKQHIVSKGKYLVQQSEDAAHKVDNLDSAGQRVFMKRVIELYNEHLGYITTCFNGNNQLCEALREPVEVFCSKMIAGASVAELLAVHADDILKKGGESEKMNEEAVEEALDEIVQLLVCIHDKDLFAEFYRKKLARRFFCDRIANHEHENYILSKLKHQFGCNFTSNMERMMTDMTLATENQVEFAKYLQSNPQENLCFDLVVNVLATGLWPNYKTIDLHLPEEMANAVEVYKRYYSSRTSRRNLTWMFSLGTCTMVGRFDAKPMDLIVAPHQAVLLMLFNTSERLCYTEITEQLQLPDEDVVRLLHSLSCAKHKILLKEPNDRSISRNDIFEFNSRFTDRMRRIKIPLPSADEKKRIQEDVVKDRRFAIDAALVRIMKSRKVMGYQQLLGECLQQLSHAFKPDVKVVKRRIEELIGREYMQRDKDDANVFYYVA